A genomic window from Slackia heliotrinireducens DSM 20476 includes:
- a CDS encoding NAD(P)-binding protein: MGKLSIGSYVDDAKRAGAFLEPYMRRVESMPPGTCPIAVQQAMLQTCAAQTCGKCTPCREGIPKILADYELLLDFDADASVVEDIRKRAQLLCDTADCAIGYHAGELVLEGLKEFAAEFDSHVNRGVCADNSEQTVPCVTLCPAHVNVPAYISLVQEGDCAGAIKMIRKDNPFPTACALVCEHPCEARCRRTLVDAPINIRGIKKFAVDTIAADKVETPARAESTGKKVAVIGGGPSGMTCAYFSALMGHDVTVFEGRKKLGGMMRYGIPAYRFPRERLDEDIRAILGVGGIEVNYEHAVDAAEMKRIADEFDAVYVAIGAQGGKTLALDGADAAGVMSAVELLGKIGDGEYPDFTGKKVAVIGGGNVAMDCARTSIRAGAEEVTVAYRRRLEDMTALDAEIESAIAEGIEMMCLQAPVRIEKDAEGNACALICQPQYIGAVKRGRPAPVNAAKPEIRIDADIVLIAVGQAIESAPFEEAGMEADRTFFVADEYLAVKNFDNVYVGGDCQWGPKTVIMAIAAGKTAARNIDTMLGFDHQIDFGIEVPQARRNDRCAYGRVQVAERPARERKNDFDYVECPVSAEEAAQECGRCLRCDVFGIGALTGRGLEQW; the protein is encoded by the coding sequence ATGGGTAAACTGTCCATTGGATCCTACGTTGATGACGCGAAGCGCGCCGGCGCCTTCTTGGAGCCGTACATGCGTCGCGTCGAGTCGATGCCGCCGGGGACGTGCCCGATCGCGGTGCAGCAGGCAATGCTGCAGACGTGCGCGGCTCAGACGTGCGGCAAGTGCACGCCTTGCCGTGAGGGCATTCCTAAAATCCTCGCCGATTACGAGCTGCTGCTCGACTTCGACGCGGACGCAAGCGTTGTGGAAGACATCCGCAAGCGCGCCCAGCTGCTGTGCGACACGGCAGACTGCGCCATCGGCTATCATGCTGGCGAACTGGTCCTGGAGGGCCTCAAAGAGTTCGCAGCCGAGTTCGACAGTCATGTGAACCGCGGCGTGTGCGCCGACAACAGCGAACAGACGGTTCCCTGTGTCACGCTCTGCCCGGCCCATGTGAACGTTCCCGCCTACATCTCCCTGGTGCAGGAAGGCGATTGCGCCGGCGCCATCAAGATGATTCGCAAGGACAATCCGTTCCCGACGGCGTGCGCGCTCGTCTGCGAGCATCCTTGCGAGGCTCGTTGCCGCCGTACCCTGGTTGATGCTCCGATCAACATCCGCGGCATCAAGAAGTTCGCCGTCGACACCATCGCTGCCGACAAGGTTGAAACCCCTGCCCGCGCAGAATCCACCGGCAAGAAGGTCGCCGTCATCGGTGGCGGCCCCTCTGGCATGACCTGCGCATACTTCAGCGCCCTCATGGGCCATGACGTCACCGTGTTCGAAGGCCGCAAGAAGCTCGGCGGTATGATGCGCTACGGCATCCCTGCGTACCGCTTCCCGCGTGAGCGTCTTGACGAAGACATCCGCGCCATCCTGGGCGTGGGCGGCATCGAGGTCAATTACGAGCATGCCGTCGACGCAGCCGAGATGAAGCGCATCGCCGATGAGTTCGACGCCGTGTACGTCGCCATCGGTGCCCAGGGCGGCAAGACGCTGGCCCTCGACGGCGCCGACGCCGCAGGCGTCATGAGTGCCGTGGAACTGCTCGGCAAGATCGGTGACGGCGAGTATCCCGACTTCACCGGCAAGAAGGTAGCCGTTATCGGTGGCGGCAACGTTGCCATGGACTGCGCCCGCACGTCCATCCGCGCCGGTGCCGAAGAGGTCACCGTCGCTTACCGCCGTCGTCTCGAGGACATGACCGCTCTCGACGCAGAAATCGAAAGCGCCATCGCCGAAGGCATCGAGATGATGTGCCTGCAGGCTCCCGTCCGCATCGAGAAGGACGCCGAAGGCAACGCCTGCGCCCTGATCTGCCAGCCCCAGTACATCGGCGCTGTCAAGCGCGGCCGTCCGGCCCCCGTCAACGCCGCCAAGCCCGAGATCCGCATCGACGCGGACATCGTGCTCATCGCTGTCGGCCAGGCAATCGAGTCCGCACCCTTCGAAGAGGCCGGCATGGAAGCCGATCGCACCTTCTTCGTCGCCGACGAGTACCTGGCTGTCAAGAATTTCGACAACGTCTACGTCGGTGGCGACTGCCAGTGGGGTCCCAAGACCGTCATCATGGCTATCGCCGCAGGCAAGACCGCTGCCCGCAACATCGACACGATGCTCGGCTTCGATCATCAGATCGACTTCGGCATCGAGGTCCCGCAGGCCCGCCGCAACGATCGTTGCGCATACGGTCGCGTCCAGGTCGCCGAGCGTCCTGCACGTGAGCGCAAGAACGATTTCGATTACGTTGAGTGCCCTGTCAGCGCCGAAGAAGCGGCGCAGGAATGCGGTCGCTGCCTCCGCTGCGACGTGTTCGGCATTGGCGCTCTGACCGGAAGGGGACTTGAGCAATGGTAA
- a CDS encoding [FeFe] hydrogenase, group A — MVKLTIDGKTIEVKDNATILGACKQAGADIPTLCWMKGLNDIGSCRVCVVDCDGELVPSCNTNVREGMVIKTGTPRVVAARKANIETLMESHRGECSSCVRQETCALRALASDFNVGESAYCLPEKGIWDEDFPLIRDASKCIKCMRCVAECSKVQYCSVWEHSGPGPHMNVFVKDGLAIDAAGCALCGQCITHCPTGALTARDDTGKVMKALLDPEVITVVQVAPAVRAAWGEGVGLTREQATPKRMASALRALGFDKVFDTDFAADLTIMEEGSEFVEFLSSDKPRPMFTSCCPGWVRFVKLHYPQFVPQLSSAKSPHQMEGAVVKNTMKAQAEEEGKRLFVVSVMPCVAKKYECDVPQLSTEAGRDVDAVLTVREFDRMLHMFRVDCAALEETDFDNPLGLSTGAGTIFGRTGGVMEAALRSAVFLITGQNPDFSACDTTESTPEKPWISKELDVAGTKVNIAVASGLGNTAKLLDALEAGEVHFDFVEIMACPGGCVGGGGQPIEFNKELALERAANLNALDEADTLRYSHENPDIQKLYADWVGKPLSHVAHEWLHTDQTTWDI; from the coding sequence ATGGTAAAGCTGACCATCGACGGCAAGACTATTGAGGTTAAGGACAACGCCACCATCCTCGGCGCCTGCAAACAGGCCGGGGCCGACATCCCCACGCTGTGCTGGATGAAGGGCCTGAACGACATCGGCTCCTGCCGTGTCTGCGTTGTCGACTGCGACGGCGAACTCGTGCCGTCCTGCAACACCAACGTTCGCGAAGGCATGGTCATCAAGACCGGCACGCCGCGCGTGGTTGCCGCCCGCAAGGCCAACATCGAAACGCTCATGGAAAGCCATCGCGGCGAGTGCTCCTCCTGCGTGCGTCAGGAGACCTGCGCGCTGCGTGCCCTGGCAAGCGACTTCAACGTGGGCGAATCCGCCTACTGCCTGCCCGAGAAGGGCATCTGGGATGAGGACTTCCCGCTGATCCGCGACGCCTCCAAGTGCATCAAGTGCATGCGCTGCGTGGCCGAGTGCTCCAAGGTCCAGTACTGCTCCGTCTGGGAGCATTCCGGCCCCGGCCCGCACATGAACGTGTTCGTCAAGGACGGCCTGGCCATCGACGCCGCCGGCTGCGCCCTGTGCGGCCAGTGCATCACGCACTGCCCGACGGGTGCCCTGACCGCTCGCGACGATACGGGCAAGGTCATGAAGGCCCTGCTCGATCCCGAGGTCATCACGGTTGTCCAGGTTGCTCCCGCCGTCCGCGCCGCTTGGGGCGAAGGCGTGGGCCTCACCCGCGAGCAGGCCACGCCTAAGCGCATGGCTTCCGCCCTGCGCGCCCTCGGCTTCGACAAGGTGTTCGACACCGACTTCGCCGCAGACCTCACCATCATGGAAGAGGGCAGCGAGTTCGTCGAGTTCCTGAGCTCCGACAAGCCTCGCCCCATGTTCACCAGCTGCTGCCCGGGCTGGGTGCGCTTCGTCAAGCTGCATTACCCCCAGTTCGTTCCTCAGCTGTCCTCGGCCAAGTCTCCCCATCAGATGGAGGGCGCGGTCGTCAAGAACACCATGAAGGCCCAGGCCGAAGAAGAAGGCAAGCGCCTGTTCGTCGTGTCCGTCATGCCCTGCGTGGCCAAGAAGTACGAATGCGACGTCCCGCAGCTGTCCACCGAGGCCGGCCGTGACGTCGACGCCGTTCTGACGGTTCGCGAATTCGACCGCATGCTGCATATGTTCCGCGTTGATTGCGCGGCTCTGGAAGAGACCGACTTCGACAACCCGCTGGGTCTGTCGACGGGCGCTGGCACCATCTTCGGTCGTACCGGCGGCGTTATGGAAGCCGCCCTGCGTTCCGCTGTGTTCCTGATCACGGGCCAGAACCCGGACTTCTCCGCTTGCGACACCACCGAGTCGACCCCCGAGAAGCCTTGGATCTCCAAAGAACTCGACGTTGCCGGCACCAAGGTGAATATCGCCGTTGCCAGCGGCTTGGGCAACACCGCCAAGCTGCTCGACGCCCTCGAGGCTGGCGAAGTCCACTTCGACTTCGTCGAGATCATGGCGTGCCCCGGTGGCTGCGTCGGCGGTGGCGGACAGCCCATCGAGTTCAACAAGGAGCTCGCGCTTGAGCGTGCTGCCAACCTGAACGCTCTGGACGAGGCCGACACCCTGCGTTACTCGCATGAGAACCCGGATATCCAGAAGCTCTACGCCGATTGGGTCGGCAAGCCGCTGTCTCATGTTGCGCATGAGTGGCTGCACACCGATCAGACCACGTGGGACATCTAA
- a CDS encoding aminotransferase class I/II-fold pyridoxal phosphate-dependent enzyme has product MASTTFAERLKRSMAEQGLKQADLLRLAAAAEQKLGKSQLSQYVSGKTIPRRDTLHFLADALHVNPDWLLNGAAAQTQAIEAPAPVSEIELSKPISSEGRPMRTFKKSSKLDNVLYDVRGPVVDEAMRMEQDGVNVLKLNIGNPAPFGFRTPDEVVYDMAHQLTECEGYSDSRGLFSARKAIMQYSQIKGLPNVTMDDIYTGNGVSELINICMSALLDSGDEILIPSPDYPLWTACATLAGGKPVHYICDEEANWYPDLDDMRSKVTDRTKAIVIINPNNPTGVLYPPEILQGIIDIAREHQLMIFSDEIYDRLVMDGKEHISIASMCPDLFCVTFSGLSKSHMIAGYRIGWMVLSGNKRLAKDYILGLNMLSNMRLCSNVPAQSIVQTALWGHQSVKGYVTPGGRIYEQREYVYNALKDIPGISVVKPDAAFYIFPKIDVKKFNITDDVQFALDLLKDKKILVVQGSGFNWKEPDHFRVVYLPRIEVLSECMTKLADFLSYYRQ; this is encoded by the coding sequence ATGGCAAGCACGACTTTTGCGGAGCGGCTGAAGCGGTCCATGGCTGAACAAGGCCTTAAGCAGGCGGATTTGCTGCGATTGGCTGCGGCGGCAGAGCAAAAACTAGGGAAAAGCCAGCTCAGCCAGTATGTGAGCGGCAAAACCATACCGCGACGCGATACGTTGCACTTCTTGGCAGACGCGCTGCACGTCAATCCCGATTGGCTGTTGAACGGCGCAGCTGCACAAACTCAAGCCATTGAAGCTCCCGCGCCTGTTTCTGAAATTGAACTTTCCAAACCTATCTCTTCGGAAGGAAGACCCATGCGTACTTTCAAAAAATCCTCCAAGCTCGATAACGTGCTGTACGACGTCCGCGGTCCTGTGGTCGACGAGGCCATGCGCATGGAGCAGGACGGCGTCAACGTGTTGAAATTGAACATCGGCAACCCGGCGCCCTTCGGATTCCGCACGCCCGACGAAGTAGTCTACGACATGGCCCACCAGCTTACGGAGTGCGAAGGCTACTCCGACAGCAGGGGATTGTTCAGCGCCCGCAAGGCCATCATGCAGTACTCGCAGATCAAGGGCCTTCCCAACGTCACTATGGACGACATCTACACAGGCAACGGCGTCAGCGAGCTTATCAATATATGTATGTCGGCGCTGCTGGATTCCGGAGACGAGATTCTCATCCCGTCTCCCGACTATCCGCTTTGGACCGCATGCGCAACGCTGGCAGGCGGCAAGCCCGTGCATTACATTTGCGACGAAGAAGCCAACTGGTATCCCGACCTCGACGACATGCGCTCCAAAGTGACCGACCGCACCAAAGCCATCGTCATCATCAACCCGAACAACCCCACCGGCGTCCTCTACCCGCCGGAGATCTTGCAGGGCATCATCGACATCGCCCGCGAGCATCAGCTCATGATCTTCTCCGATGAAATCTACGACCGCCTGGTGATGGACGGTAAGGAGCACATCAGCATCGCGTCCATGTGCCCCGACCTGTTCTGCGTCACCTTCAGCGGCCTGTCCAAGAGCCACATGATTGCCGGCTACCGCATCGGCTGGATGGTCCTTTCCGGCAACAAACGCCTGGCCAAGGATTACATCCTGGGCCTTAACATGCTTTCCAACATGCGCTTGTGCTCCAACGTGCCTGCCCAATCCATCGTTCAGACCGCGCTGTGGGGCCATCAGAGCGTCAAAGGTTACGTCACGCCGGGCGGCCGCATCTACGAGCAGCGTGAATACGTGTACAACGCGCTCAAGGACATCCCGGGCATCAGCGTGGTGAAGCCCGACGCGGCGTTCTACATCTTCCCGAAGATCGATGTGAAGAAGTTCAACATTACCGACGACGTCCAGTTCGCATTGGATCTGCTCAAGGACAAGAAGATCCTCGTTGTGCAGGGCTCCGGTTTCAATTGGAAGGAACCGGACCACTTCCGCGTGGTGTACCTGCCGCGCATCGAGGTCCTCTCCGAGTGCATGACCAAGCTGGCGGACTTCCTGAGCTACTACCGCCAGTAG